In a single window of the Olivibacter sp. SDN3 genome:
- a CDS encoding phosphoribosylanthranilate isomerase, which produces MLRVKVCGMKYPDNILDVLSLNPDYLGFIFYDKSPRYVGDLSQMFIKNLTNIKKVGVFVNDTLPNIQRSVSAYGLDVIQLHGNEHPAFVDKVKTSTGVLTIKAFGIAPGFNWSELDAYKDNVDYFLFDTRDKAYGGTGLRFDWNLLNGYTLDKPYFLSGGISEKNIADVYKLKDQRLFAVDVNSRFELSPGIKDVKLLQSVFDY; this is translated from the coding sequence ATGCTTAGAGTAAAAGTTTGTGGGATGAAATATCCCGATAATATATTGGACGTGCTGTCATTAAATCCCGACTACTTAGGTTTTATATTTTATGATAAATCGCCACGTTATGTTGGCGATTTATCTCAAATGTTCATCAAAAATTTAACAAATATAAAGAAAGTTGGGGTTTTTGTTAATGACACATTACCAAATATCCAGAGATCTGTGTCGGCTTACGGCTTAGATGTAATACAGCTACATGGAAATGAGCATCCTGCTTTTGTAGACAAAGTGAAGACATCCACTGGGGTTTTAACAATCAAAGCCTTCGGTATAGCGCCAGGTTTTAACTGGTCGGAGCTTGATGCCTATAAAGATAATGTCGATTATTTTCTTTTTGACACTAGAGATAAAGCCTATGGAGGAACTGGACTCCGTTTTGACTGGAATTTGTTAAATGGATATACTTTGGATAAACCTTACTTTTTAAGCGGAGGGATAAGTGAAAAAAATATAGCAGATGTATATAAATTGAAAGACCAACGTTTGTTTGCCGTAGATGTGAATTCGAGATTTGAACTGAGCCCGGGAATTAAAGATGTTAAATTATTACAGTCGGTATTTGACTACTAA
- the trpB gene encoding tryptophan synthase subunit beta — protein sequence MSKYQVNEKGYYGIFGGAYIPEMMYPNIEELRLNYLEIINSDSFLKEFESLLKDYVGRPSPLYLAKRLSERYGAQIFLKREDLNHTGAHKINNTIGQILLAKRLGKKRIIAETGAGQHGVATATVCALMGLECVVYMGEIDIKRQSPNVARMKMMGAEVRPAASGSKTLKDATNEAMRDWINNPVDTHYIIGSVVGPHPYPDMVARFQSVISSETRRQLLEKTGKETPDYAIACVGGGSNAIGMFYHFLADEQVKLIAAEAAGKGIDSGYSAATSVLGKEGVLHGSHTILMQTVDGQVIEPYSISAGLDYPGIGPQHAFLHKIGRAQYVSITDQDAMNAGLLLTRLEGIIPAIESAHALAQLEKMSFEKGDNVVVCLSGRGDKDLDNYMKHFNF from the coding sequence ATGAGTAAATATCAAGTGAATGAAAAAGGTTATTATGGTATTTTCGGCGGAGCGTATATCCCCGAAATGATGTACCCCAACATCGAGGAACTTCGACTAAATTATTTGGAGATAATCAATAGCGATTCGTTTTTGAAAGAGTTTGAAAGTCTTTTGAAGGATTATGTAGGTAGGCCGTCTCCTCTATACTTAGCCAAGCGTTTGTCGGAAAGATATGGTGCACAAATTTTTTTAAAAAGAGAAGATTTAAATCACACAGGAGCACATAAAATCAATAATACAATAGGGCAGATTTTGCTGGCAAAACGTTTAGGAAAGAAGCGGATAATTGCCGAAACCGGAGCCGGACAACATGGAGTAGCAACAGCCACCGTATGTGCTTTAATGGGGTTGGAGTGTGTGGTTTATATGGGTGAAATTGACATTAAAAGGCAGTCACCCAATGTTGCACGAATGAAAATGATGGGAGCAGAGGTACGTCCAGCCGCCTCGGGTAGTAAGACGTTAAAAGACGCTACAAATGAAGCCATGCGCGATTGGATTAATAATCCCGTAGACACGCATTACATTATCGGTTCGGTAGTTGGCCCTCATCCATACCCAGACATGGTTGCACGATTTCAATCAGTTATCTCTTCCGAAACTCGTAGACAATTGCTTGAAAAAACAGGAAAGGAAACACCAGACTATGCCATCGCGTGTGTAGGGGGAGGGAGTAATGCCATTGGCATGTTCTATCATTTCCTAGCAGATGAACAGGTGAAATTAATTGCTGCTGAAGCTGCCGGAAAAGGAATTGACAGTGGCTATTCTGCTGCCACCTCAGTTTTGGGAAAGGAAGGAGTTTTGCATGGGAGTCATACGATTCTAATGCAAACAGTGGACGGACAGGTAATAGAGCCGTATTCTATTTCAGCTGGACTTGATTATCCGGGAATTGGTCCACAGCACGCTTTTCTTCATAAGATAGGAAGAGCTCAATATGTAAGTATAACGGATCAAGATGCGATGAATGCCGGACTTTTGCTAACACGTCTAGAAGGCATTATACCAGCTATAGAGAGTGCGCATGCGTTGGCGCAATTGGAAAAAATGTCTTTTGAAAAGGGTGATAATGTAGTTGTCTGCTTATCAGGTAGAGGTGACAAGGATTTGGATAATTATATGAAGCATTTTAATTTTTAG
- the alaS gene encoding alanine--tRNA ligase, whose amino-acid sequence MTSREIRQAFLDFFKSRGHIIVPSAPIVVKNDPTLMFTNAGMNQFKELFLGEAPIQHSRVADTQRCLRVSGKHNDLEEVGIDTYHHTMFEMLGNWSFGDYFKEEAIAWSWELLTEVYGIAKDRLYVTVFEGDEKEGLPADTEAYNFWKRHIDPDRILKGNKKDNFWEMGDVGPCGPSSEIHIDCRSDDERLAIDGGTLVNADHPQVIEIWNNVFIQFNRLKDGSLTPLPAQHVDTGMGFERLVRVLQHKTSNYDTDVFQPLINTIAEAAKVNYGDEEQKDIAMRVMADHVRAISFAIADGQLPSNNKAGYVIRRILRRAVRYAYTFLAIKEPFLNKLVPVLATQFEGVFDELYLQKDFVQKVILEEEVSFLRTLITGIQRFDSYQTNEKLVEGDFAFELYDTYGFPIDLTSLMAREKGWEVDMIGFNSALCIQKERSRTATNIDTGDWIVLVDNEDTSFVGYDVLEHTCKILKYRQVSSKGKKQYQLILSFTPFYPEGGGQVGDTGLLIDQHDGSILRITDTKKENALIIHYVSELPNDIQSTFVARVDKIRRIDIEANHSATHLLHAALKEVLGVHVNQKGSLVNAELLRFDFSHFSKVSHEELLQIERLVNSKIRENIALMEERSVPYKEAMASGVTALFGEKYGDNVRIITFDDEFSKELCGGTHVKNTGNIGFFKIINENAIAAGVRRIEAITGQKAEEYINHQDSLLYRLKELLKNPKDITVAVTALLEENSELKREIEQSTREKTLQTKKELLNKVESINGLHFIAEKIDLPNADAVKNLAFAIKASIVENLFMILAANIDGKPHLAIMISENLVEEKGFNAGKIVKELAKEIKGGGGGQPFFATAGGKDVSALDSVLLKAKEVVK is encoded by the coding sequence ATGACTAGCAGAGAAATAAGACAAGCATTTTTAGATTTTTTTAAAAGTAGAGGCCATATAATAGTTCCTTCAGCACCGATTGTGGTCAAAAATGATCCGACCTTGATGTTTACCAATGCTGGTATGAATCAATTTAAAGAATTATTTTTAGGAGAAGCGCCTATACAGCATTCCCGTGTAGCTGATACGCAAAGATGTTTGAGGGTTTCAGGTAAACACAATGACTTAGAGGAAGTTGGTATTGATACCTATCACCATACAATGTTTGAAATGCTGGGAAATTGGAGTTTTGGTGACTATTTTAAGGAAGAGGCTATTGCTTGGAGCTGGGAGCTATTAACTGAAGTGTATGGGATCGCAAAAGACCGATTATATGTGACTGTCTTCGAAGGTGATGAGAAAGAAGGGCTCCCTGCCGACACAGAAGCGTATAATTTTTGGAAAAGACATATAGACCCCGACCGTATTCTGAAAGGAAATAAAAAGGATAACTTCTGGGAAATGGGGGATGTTGGTCCTTGTGGACCTTCTTCTGAAATTCATATTGATTGCAGAAGTGACGATGAACGTTTGGCAATTGACGGAGGTACCTTGGTCAACGCAGATCATCCACAAGTAATTGAAATATGGAACAATGTTTTCATTCAGTTTAATAGGTTAAAAGATGGATCTCTCACACCGCTACCGGCCCAACATGTTGATACCGGTATGGGATTTGAACGATTGGTTCGGGTACTTCAGCATAAAACATCCAACTACGATACAGATGTATTTCAGCCACTTATAAATACAATAGCTGAGGCAGCGAAGGTCAACTACGGAGACGAAGAACAAAAAGATATAGCGATGCGTGTAATGGCTGATCATGTCAGAGCGATTTCTTTTGCCATAGCAGATGGGCAATTACCGTCTAACAATAAGGCTGGTTATGTCATCAGGCGAATTTTGCGCCGTGCCGTTCGTTATGCATATACTTTTTTAGCGATTAAAGAACCTTTCTTAAATAAATTAGTTCCTGTTTTAGCCACGCAGTTTGAAGGAGTATTTGATGAATTATATCTTCAGAAAGACTTTGTTCAGAAAGTGATCTTAGAGGAAGAGGTGTCTTTCTTACGAACCCTAATAACGGGCATACAACGATTTGATAGCTACCAAACGAACGAAAAATTAGTAGAAGGTGATTTCGCTTTTGAATTATATGATACCTATGGCTTTCCCATCGATTTAACAAGTTTAATGGCCCGTGAGAAGGGGTGGGAAGTTGATATGATTGGATTTAACAGCGCTTTATGTATACAAAAAGAGCGGTCAAGAACAGCCACTAATATTGATACGGGCGACTGGATAGTACTCGTTGATAATGAAGATACTTCTTTTGTGGGCTATGATGTGTTAGAGCACACTTGTAAGATATTGAAGTACAGACAAGTTTCCAGTAAAGGGAAAAAACAATATCAGTTGATTTTGTCATTCACACCTTTTTATCCAGAAGGGGGAGGCCAGGTTGGGGACACTGGGCTGTTAATTGATCAGCATGATGGAAGTATATTGCGTATCACGGACACAAAAAAGGAGAATGCTTTAATCATCCATTATGTAAGCGAATTACCTAATGACATACAAAGTACTTTCGTAGCGCGAGTAGATAAAATTAGACGTATAGACATAGAAGCAAACCATTCTGCAACCCATTTATTGCATGCTGCCCTTAAGGAGGTTTTGGGAGTACATGTTAATCAAAAAGGGTCTTTGGTAAATGCTGAACTATTGAGATTTGATTTTTCTCATTTTTCAAAAGTTAGCCACGAAGAATTATTGCAAATTGAGCGGTTGGTTAATAGTAAAATACGTGAGAATATCGCATTGATGGAAGAACGGTCTGTTCCTTATAAAGAAGCTATGGCGTCCGGGGTTACAGCCCTGTTTGGTGAAAAGTACGGTGATAATGTACGTATAATAACATTTGATGATGAATTCTCGAAAGAGCTTTGCGGTGGAACACATGTGAAAAATACCGGAAATATTGGTTTTTTCAAGATAATCAATGAAAATGCAATAGCTGCAGGTGTGCGACGTATAGAAGCCATTACAGGACAAAAAGCAGAGGAATATATAAATCATCAGGATAGTCTTTTATACAGATTAAAAGAGCTACTTAAAAATCCGAAAGATATTACCGTTGCCGTGACGGCACTTCTAGAGGAAAACAGTGAATTAAAAAGAGAAATCGAACAGTCTACCCGAGAGAAAACACTGCAAACAAAAAAAGAGCTGTTGAACAAAGTAGAGTCTATCAATGGATTACACTTTATTGCAGAAAAAATTGATCTTCCAAATGCAGATGCCGTGAAAAATCTAGCGTTTGCCATTAAAGCATCGATAGTTGAGAACTTATTTATGATCTTGGCGGCCAATATTGACGGTAAACCACATTTGGCTATAATGATTTCTGAAAATCTTGTTGAAGAAAAAGGTTTTAATGCTGGTAAAATTGTGAAGGAACTCGCGAAGGAAATAAAAGGCGGTGGGGGTGGACAACCATTTTTTGCTACAGCCGGGGGTAAAGATGTTAGTGCTTTGGATAGCGTACTATTAAAAGCAAAGGAGGTCGTAAAGTAA
- a CDS encoding dipeptidase, producing MSNIKNYVEANKQRFLDELFELLRFPSVSADPKYKEDVLKTAEYIADKLKTSGADNVEVCPTAGNPIVYGEKIVDPSKPTVLVYGHYDVQPPEPLELWHTPPFEPTVRDGKIFARGACDDKGQMYMHIKAFEVMQETGGLPCNIKFMIEGEEEVGSDNLGVFVKENKEKLAADVVLISDTAMISLETPSLETGLRGLSYLEVEVIGPNRDLHSGVYGGAVANPATILAKMIASLHDEHNHITIPGFYDDVVELNAEDRTALNQAPFNEQEYKDDLGIDELWGEEGYTTIERTGIRPTLEVNGIWGGYTGEGAKTVLPSKAQAKISMRLVPNQQSATITALFQKHFETIAPKYVKVKVTPHHGGDPAVTPTDSIAYKAAEKAITESFGKEPIPCRGGGSIPIVALFEEELGLKTVLMGFGLDSDNLHSPNEKYDIANYYKGIETIPLFHKYFAELSV from the coding sequence ATGTCAAACATTAAAAACTATGTTGAAGCCAACAAGCAACGTTTTTTAGACGAGCTGTTTGAGTTGCTTCGTTTTCCTTCGGTAAGTGCCGATCCTAAATATAAAGAAGACGTATTAAAGACTGCTGAATATATTGCAGACAAACTAAAAACATCCGGTGCGGATAATGTGGAAGTTTGTCCGACTGCAGGAAATCCTATTGTCTATGGTGAAAAGATTGTTGATCCATCAAAACCTACCGTGTTAGTTTATGGTCATTATGATGTTCAACCTCCTGAGCCTTTGGAATTGTGGCATACACCTCCTTTTGAACCAACAGTAAGGGATGGTAAAATATTTGCGAGAGGTGCTTGTGATGATAAGGGACAAATGTATATGCACATAAAAGCATTTGAAGTCATGCAGGAAACAGGAGGGTTACCGTGCAATATTAAATTCATGATTGAAGGTGAAGAAGAAGTCGGCTCAGATAATTTAGGCGTTTTTGTTAAAGAAAATAAAGAGAAGCTTGCTGCCGATGTAGTGTTGATTTCTGATACGGCTATGATCAGCTTGGAAACCCCTTCTTTAGAAACAGGACTGCGTGGTTTGTCTTATTTAGAAGTTGAGGTAATCGGACCTAATCGCGACCTTCATTCAGGAGTATACGGCGGTGCCGTAGCTAATCCTGCGACTATTTTGGCTAAAATGATCGCATCTCTTCACGATGAGCATAATCATATCACGATTCCCGGGTTTTATGATGATGTAGTTGAACTGAATGCAGAAGATAGAACAGCTTTAAATCAAGCCCCATTTAATGAACAGGAATATAAAGATGATTTAGGTATTGACGAATTGTGGGGTGAAGAAGGGTATACCACCATAGAACGTACGGGCATACGTCCAACACTAGAGGTGAACGGTATATGGGGTGGTTATACAGGCGAAGGAGCAAAAACAGTATTGCCGTCTAAGGCGCAGGCTAAGATTTCTATGCGTTTAGTTCCCAATCAACAATCGGCTACCATTACGGCCCTGTTTCAGAAGCATTTCGAAACCATCGCTCCGAAATATGTGAAAGTTAAAGTGACTCCGCATCACGGGGGAGATCCAGCGGTAACGCCGACTGATAGTATTGCTTATAAGGCGGCTGAAAAGGCAATCACCGAGTCTTTCGGTAAGGAACCTATTCCATGCCGGGGTGGAGGCAGTATCCCTATTGTTGCCCTTTTTGAAGAGGAGTTAGGACTTAAAACAGTGTTGATGGGGTTTGGTCTGGATAGCGATAATTTGCATTCGCCTAACGAAAAATATGACATAGCTAATTATTATAAAGGAATAGAAACCATTCCATTATTTCATAAATATTTTGCTGAATTAAGTGTTTGA
- the trpA gene encoding tryptophan synthase subunit alpha: protein MNRINELFESKGKKKLLSIYYTAGYPGLDDTIELAKTLQASGVDFLEIGFPYSDPVADGPVIQHSSEQALKNGMSLECLFNQLKTLRQQVSIPVLLMGYVNPMLQYGVERFCRACAEVGVDGVIVPDLPVYEYEEHYHDIFKKYNVSNIFLITPQTSEERVRKIDALSTGFIYMVSSSSTTGKNLAVSESSQAYFDRIKKLNLRNPLTIGFGISDHESFEHALTYADAAIVGSAFVKLLQEPDFFDKIPGFVEKIKGEVTV, encoded by the coding sequence ATGAATAGAATTAATGAACTTTTTGAAAGTAAAGGCAAGAAAAAACTACTTTCTATCTATTATACAGCGGGGTATCCGGGTTTAGATGATACCATTGAACTGGCGAAAACCTTACAAGCCTCTGGAGTTGATTTTTTAGAAATTGGGTTCCCTTATTCAGATCCGGTAGCTGATGGCCCCGTTATACAGCATAGCTCCGAACAGGCTTTAAAAAACGGCATGTCGTTGGAGTGTCTGTTCAACCAATTAAAAACATTACGGCAGCAGGTCAGTATTCCTGTCTTGCTTATGGGGTATGTTAATCCAATGCTTCAATATGGTGTAGAACGCTTTTGCCGTGCTTGCGCAGAAGTTGGTGTAGACGGCGTAATTGTGCCGGATCTTCCCGTTTATGAATATGAAGAGCATTATCACGATATATTTAAAAAGTATAATGTAAGTAATATATTTTTGATTACACCGCAAACTTCGGAAGAGCGGGTACGTAAAATTGACGCATTAAGTACCGGTTTTATTTATATGGTTTCGTCATCTTCTACCACAGGAAAGAATCTGGCAGTTTCTGAAAGTTCTCAGGCCTATTTTGATAGAATTAAAAAATTAAATTTGCGCAATCCATTGACTATAGGCTTTGGTATTTCCGATCACGAAAGTTTTGAACATGCGTTGACTTATGCAGATGCAGCGATTGTGGGAAGTGCTTTTGTCAAATTACTTCAAGAACCGGATTTTTTCGATAAAATACCCGGGTTTGTGGAGAAAATTAAGGGAGAAGTTACGGTATGA